A genomic region of Kluyveromyces marxianus DMKU3-1042 DNA, complete genome, chromosome 5 contains the following coding sequences:
- the ART5 gene encoding Art5p: MFSLGKSGSSGSGNGSTAHHHHSGIGSLSKKSPIIFDIRIASSGGNVKFMSGSALDSEPTVLHGDIVFSLPETLHVKRITLRLIGKFKLEFLQVGQHKNTNLASIVKEDQTIFEAFWQNLLVDKEGIILKGSSAGSGNSSSQGSVLGVTAKPILSRVRSVPMINTGKKKSHKSDSPGVLKLPSNGVSGTPYNETMAPSGSSFILPPGNYELPFQITLPQDTPETVEGLQSGSVLYTMECSIERQGFNKANFTKYEYLRIFRTLKPDDMAIQEEVYVGKNWPNKLQYEISIPSRAIPIGGATPINVKIYPFQKGYKLRRITASLIQHYEFKDSAGEVYDDENVIQKQMLTKFDDIPGCDSSRDNLLIDEVKINSVIQFPDDLKRATQDCDVADDLIKVRHKLQVVLNLRRDVIDEASGSKPYEQSTDIKVNLPIKLYVMKHVPIQGRLVLLDHFGKLHFRPGQFCTLFEPSTDSSALGISSNNSSSSSGGGVGNVNNVNSTANGNGNGNGDEDGNMNANSNLRGNRTIRRLEDGSYSVQYFPERDTQAPPSYESHWNDVTIDPVTRSLPTTPLRQLDDVLNGPNPSPSYFDLPTSDARIQAPQPNQHAVALGTLLRSHQPRVPNLDHLHHQSRSSSSTRLSALTAAAAAVAGGSSVPRATGSADGSTTAASNGSTTPASREDFLNHLQRLPSYDESRARYESVSREPTPLYFPIQQDQQEQE; the protein is encoded by the coding sequence ATGTTCAGTTTAGGGAAATCTGGAAGCAGTGGCAGTGGCAATGGTAGCACTGCTCACCACCATCACAGTGGGATAGGATCTTTATCTAAAAAGAGTCCCATAATATTCGATATAAGAATTGCCTCGTCAGGTGGAAACGTGAAGTTTATGTCTGGATCTGCGTTGGATTCGGAGCCTACCGTTTTACATGGTGACATCGTATTTTCATTACCAGAAACCTTGCATGTGAAGCGGATTACTTTACGTCTTATTGGTAAGTTCAAATTAGAGTTTCTACAGGTTGGGCAGCATAAGAATACAAACTTGGCAAGTATAGTTAAAGAAGACCAAACGATATTCGAAGCGTTCTGGCAAAATTTACTGGTTGATAAAGAGGGCATCATATTGAAGGGATCTTCTGCTGGATCAGGTAATTCATCTTCTCAAGGTTCTGTCCTGGGTGTTACGGCTAAGCCAATTCTCTCCAGAGTTCGGTCTGTGCCAATGATAAACACAGGTAAGAAAAAATCGCACAAATCAGACTCACCAGGAGTTCTAAAGCTACCAAGCAACGGTGTCAGTGGCACTCCCTACAATGAAACAATGGCGCCTAGTGGATCTAGTTTCATTCTCCCACCGGGAAATTATGAATTACCCTTCCAAATCACCTTACCCCAGGACACACCAGAAACCGTGGAAGGCCTACAAAGTGGCTCTGTTTTATACACCATGGAGTGTTCAATAGAAAGGCAGGGTTTCAATAAAGCGAATTTCACGAAGTATGAATATTTGAGGATATTTAGGACCCTTAAACCTGATGATATGGCTATCCAGGAAGAAGTGTATGTTGGGAAGAACTGGCCTAATAAGCTTCAATACGAAATTTCAATTCCCAGTAGAGCCATTCCTATTGGTGGTGCAACGCCTATCAATGTAAAAATCTATCCATTCCAGAAGGGCTACAAATTGAGGAGAATTACTGCGTCTTTAATCCAGCATTATGAGTTCAAGGATTCTGCTGGAGAAGTATACGACGATGAGAATGTGATCCAGAAACAAATGCTAACAAAATTTGACGATATACCTGGGTGTGATTCTTCGAGAGACAACCTACTAATTGATGAGGTGAAAATCAATTCAGTTATCCAGTTTCCAGATGATCTAAAGCGAGCCACACAGGATTGTGATGTTGCTGATGATTTAATAAAAGTTCGTCACAAGCTTCAAGTTGTGCTTAACTTGCGGAGAGATGTCATTGACGAGGCCTCGGGGTCTAAGCCATACGAACAATCTACCGATATCAAGGTTAACCTACCAATTAAACTATATGTCATGAAACATGTACCTATTCAAGGACGGCTAGTGTTGTTGGACCATTTTGGGAAACTCCATTTCAGACCGGGTCAATTTTGCACATTGTTTGAACCCAGTACCGATAGCTCTGCTCTTGGCATCAGTAGCAACaacagtagtagtagtagtggtggtggtgttggtAACGTCAACAACGTCAATTCCACTGCtaatggcaatggcaacGGAAATGGTGACGAAGATGGGAACATGAATGCTAACAGTAACCTACGTGGTAATAGGACCATCAGAAGGCTGGAAGACGGGTCGTATTCCGTGCAATATTTCCCGGAGAGAGACACACAGGCTCCTCCAAGTTATGAAAGCCATTGGAACGACGTTACAATAGATCCAGTCACCAGATCGCTACCGACTACCCCACTAAGGCAACTCGACGATGTTCTAAACGGACCAAACCCATCCCCATCTTATTTCGACCTTCCCACGTCCGATGCAAGAATACAAGCTCCACAGCCAAACCAACACGCGGTTGCCCTTGGTACCCTGCTGCGGAGCCATCAGCCTCGTGTCCCAAACCTAGATCATCTACACCATCAGAGCAGATCCTCGTCGTCTACAAGATTATCCGCTCttactgctgctgccgctgctgTCGCAGGAGGATCTTCCGTCCCGCGTGCTACAGGAAGCGCAGATGGCTCCACCACCGCTGCCAGCAACGGCTCCACCACCCCAGCGTCCAGAGAAGACTTCTTAAACCACCTACAAAGATTGCCCTCCTACGACGAGTCACGTGCTCGATACGAATCTGTGTCACGTGAACCAACCCCACTATACTTCCCAATTCAGCAGGACCAGCAAGAACAGGAGTAG